From one Candidatus Gastranaerophilales bacterium genomic stretch:
- a CDS encoding uracil-DNA glycosylase encodes MNNITKQLQEVKHKCENCQKCALSQTRTNTVFSDGKPNHKLMLIGEAPGFYEDKQGLPFVGKAGQLLDKIFESVGLSRKENVYICNTIKCRPPDNRNPLPDEKAACREYLDAQIEILKPQIILICGKVALESMLNTTTGITKLRGQCFDGPYGSKMIPIFHPSYLLRNDSREKGSPKWLMWQDIQAVKKAYDNLEKVKV; translated from the coding sequence ATGAATAATATAACAAAACAATTACAAGAAGTTAAACATAAATGCGAAAACTGCCAAAAGTGTGCATTAAGTCAAACACGCACAAATACGGTTTTTTCTGACGGCAAACCAAACCATAAATTAATGCTCATAGGCGAAGCCCCGGGATTTTATGAGGATAAGCAGGGGTTGCCTTTTGTGGGCAAAGCCGGTCAGCTTTTGGATAAAATCTTTGAATCCGTCGGGTTATCAAGAAAAGAAAACGTTTATATCTGCAATACCATCAAGTGTCGTCCGCCTGATAACAGGAATCCGCTTCCTGATGAAAAAGCGGCTTGCAGAGAATATCTTGATGCTCAGATTGAAATTTTAAAGCCTCAGATTATACTGATTTGCGGCAAAGTTGCGCTTGAATCAATGCTTAATACAACCACAGGCATTACAAAACTTCGGGGGCAATGTTTTGACGGACCTTATGGCTCTAAGATGATTCCTATTTTCCACCCGTCTTATTTGCTTCGCAATGATTCAAGAGAAAAAGGCAGCCCCAAGTGGCTTATGTGGCAGGACATTCAGGCAGTTAAAAAAGCTTACGATAATTTAGAAAAAGTAAAGGTTTAG
- a CDS encoding type 1 glutamine amidotransferase domain-containing protein has product MKLTERKLMDLSKNILIVVSNVSELAANHPTGIWLEEFAVPYLGFKKADYDVTVASPEGGLAPIDEASIAENTPEEWKELKEILENTKKLDEVDYENFAVIFIPGGHGPLIDLANNNKLAEIVNHFYINNKIISAICHGIAGLLGAKKTNGDAFVKGKKLTALTNEEEKLSKKHDIVPFLLEDRLKELGANFETANPWTSHVIIDDNLITGQNPQSSELLTESILITLEELE; this is encoded by the coding sequence ATGAAGTTAACAGAGAGAAAGCTTATGGATTTATCAAAAAATATTTTAATAGTAGTATCAAACGTTTCAGAACTTGCAGCAAATCACCCCACGGGCATATGGCTCGAAGAATTTGCCGTTCCGTACCTTGGCTTTAAAAAAGCTGATTATGACGTTACCGTTGCAAGTCCTGAAGGCGGGTTAGCACCTATAGATGAGGCAAGTATTGCGGAAAATACGCCTGAAGAGTGGAAGGAGTTAAAAGAAATACTTGAAAACACAAAAAAACTTGATGAAGTAGATTATGAAAATTTTGCCGTTATATTTATACCGGGCGGACACGGACCTTTGATAGACTTAGCCAATAACAATAAACTGGCGGAAATCGTAAACCATTTTTATATAAATAACAAGATAATAAGTGCAATTTGCCATGGGATAGCAGGACTGCTCGGAGCTAAAAAAACAAACGGAGATGCGTTTGTAAAAGGGAAAAAATTAACCGCACTAACCAATGAAGAAGAAAAATTAAGCAAAAAACATGATATAGTGCCGTTTTTGCTTGAAGACAGGCTGAAAGAACTTGGCGCAAATTTTGAAACAGCAAACCCATGGACATCTCATGTGATAATAGATGACAACCTGATAACAGGACAAAACCCGCAATCAAGCGAGCTTTTAACAGAAAGCATACTAATAACGCTTGAGGAATTAGAGTGA
- a CDS encoding PBP1A family penicillin-binding protein has product MRNRKQGFIAYFVVFCCAIFLAAIIVFNLYMNSLKPIKNLENFIPNYVTQIISSDDVIIKTFGVYKTTKVDAAEIPDTLKNAFISIEDKNFYKHEGYDLLALTRSTVVNLQARGYKQGASTITQQLSRILFLSSEKTWTRKLKELIIARRIEKTLTKPEILAMYMNNVYLGEGAYGVAAAADVYFNKKLSQLTLPEAALIAGLPQAPSVYSPYQNPELAQKRRNQVIKRMLVNRYITKEEYAKAIDAPIKLRSEYVSYSQNKAPYFTDYVMRELNALGFSEDEISQGGYKIYTTLNYEYQQVAQDRLWSDVKAYGYTGPKQQAALFSYETATGKILAYIGGKDYSKSQFDRVTQAIRPPGSAFKVLVYTSAVEQGMSPNMLYKDAPFTMGDWSPANYGKKYRGELPAYMALAYSSNVIAAKIIQDAGVSNVIRLAGRMGINTPLENDPTICLGSNGVKLIELTNAYGVLANGGIWVKPYSVERVVTASGKELYSAYPSYKRVLTLDTAAKVVEMMKVVVQKGTGQAAKIGPHIAGKTGTTDDYRDAWFVGFSPDIVTGVWVGNDDNLPMGGLTGGTLPAKIWADYMRVATLNTKDKEFPFPKIELNANEFKEEEIVVEETSEQSEIDDAQQNTTEAGYTDETGEVKSNSPKTSDAEKSAQQAPSMPPMPAPKIIQPNFKTPSGNTEGQ; this is encoded by the coding sequence ATGAGAAATCGAAAACAAGGATTTATCGCATATTTTGTAGTATTTTGCTGTGCTATATTTTTAGCTGCGATAATAGTATTTAATCTGTACATGAATTCGCTTAAACCTATAAAAAATCTGGAAAATTTTATCCCCAATTATGTAACACAAATTATATCAAGCGATGATGTTATAATTAAAACTTTCGGTGTTTATAAAACAACCAAAGTCGACGCTGCGGAAATCCCGGATACACTCAAGAATGCTTTTATATCAATAGAAGATAAAAATTTCTATAAACATGAAGGCTATGATTTATTGGCATTGACCCGCTCAACGGTTGTTAACTTGCAGGCAAGAGGATATAAACAAGGCGCAAGTACAATTACCCAGCAGTTATCAAGGATTTTATTCTTATCTTCCGAAAAAACCTGGACAAGAAAGCTCAAAGAACTTATCATTGCCCGCAGAATAGAAAAAACCCTTACAAAACCAGAAATTTTGGCAATGTATATGAATAATGTTTATTTAGGGGAAGGCGCTTATGGTGTTGCCGCTGCTGCCGATGTTTACTTTAACAAAAAACTTTCCCAGCTCACCTTGCCGGAAGCTGCATTAATAGCGGGACTGCCTCAGGCACCATCGGTATATTCGCCGTACCAGAACCCCGAATTAGCACAAAAACGCCGCAATCAGGTTATAAAAAGAATGCTGGTTAACAGATATATAACCAAAGAAGAGTACGCAAAAGCAATTGATGCCCCTATCAAACTAAGAAGCGAGTACGTTTCATATTCACAGAATAAAGCGCCTTATTTCACAGACTATGTAATGAGGGAATTGAATGCTTTAGGCTTCAGCGAAGATGAAATTTCGCAGGGCGGATACAAAATATACACAACTTTAAACTATGAATATCAGCAGGTAGCGCAAGATAGACTTTGGAGCGATGTGAAAGCCTACGGCTATACCGGACCAAAACAACAGGCAGCGTTATTTTCATATGAAACCGCGACAGGTAAAATCCTTGCATATATAGGCGGCAAAGACTACTCCAAAAGCCAATTTGACCGTGTTACCCAAGCCATAAGACCGCCCGGAAGCGCGTTTAAGGTGTTAGTCTATACATCAGCCGTAGAGCAGGGTATGTCCCCTAACATGTTGTATAAAGATGCGCCTTTTACAATGGGAGATTGGTCGCCGGCAAACTACGGCAAAAAATACAGGGGCGAATTACCTGCTTATATGGCGCTGGCTTATTCTTCCAATGTAATTGCCGCTAAAATAATTCAGGATGCAGGCGTTAGTAATGTTATACGCCTTGCCGGCAGGATGGGAATTAACACCCCTCTTGAGAATGACCCTACTATTTGTCTGGGTTCAAACGGAGTTAAACTTATAGAGCTTACAAACGCTTACGGAGTTTTGGCAAACGGTGGAATTTGGGTCAAACCTTATTCCGTTGAAAGAGTTGTTACGGCTTCAGGCAAAGAATTATACAGCGCATATCCTTCGTACAAAAGAGTTTTAACTCTTGATACCGCCGCAAAGGTAGTTGAAATGATGAAAGTTGTAGTACAAAAAGGTACGGGTCAAGCGGCTAAGATTGGACCTCACATAGCAGGTAAAACGGGTACAACTGATGATTACAGAGATGCCTGGTTTGTGGGTTTTTCTCCCGATATTGTTACGGGGGTATGGGTCGGCAACGATGATAACCTTCCTATGGGCGGACTTACAGGCGGTACTCTTCCTGCTAAAATTTGGGCAGACTATATGAGAGTCGCAACTCTAAATACCAAAGATAAAGAATTCCCGTTCCCTAAAATTGAGCTTAACGCTAACGAATTTAAAGAAGAAGAAATTGTTGTAGAAGAAACTTCCGAACAATCAGAAATCGATGACGCTCAACAGAATACGACAGAAGCCGGATACACAGATGAAACAGGCGAAGTAAAATCAAACAGTCCAAAAACTTCTGACGCTGAAAAATCTGCGCAGCAAGCGCCTTCTATGCCTCCGATGCCGGCGCCGAAAATCATTCAGCCGAATTTTAAAACACCTTCCGGAAATACCGAAGGTCAATAA
- the gpmI gene encoding 2,3-bisphosphoglycerate-independent phosphoglycerate mutase, with translation MNNKVILTIMDGWGDGKNYEGNAILNADLPNYAKLLQDYPHTEIYADGEHVGLPQGQMGNSEVGHLNLGAGRVVYQELTKINKSIKDGDFYENEEFLAAINHVKKNDSALHLFGLASEGGVHSSLKHLFALIETAKKNNVKKLYVHAFLDGRDTPPQSAVDFLAEIENKLKHEGYAQIASIIGRYYAMDRDNRWERVQKAYDCLTMGIGEKASNSHEGIKKSYENGINDEFVLPTVTLENSRIQDHDSIIFFNFRPDRAREITRALNFEAFDGFERKKVLKDIYYVCFTQYDEKFGLPIAFKPQSLVNILGEVLDKNAVKQFRTAETEKYAHVTFFFNGGLEKPFPSETRALVPSPSVPTYDLKPEMSAFEVVEKVTGAIESEEYPFILVNFANPDMVGHTGILEAAEKAVEAVDICIGKIVDAVKKHGFTMLLTADHGNAEQMIDFATGKPFTAHTTNPVPFFVINADKPVELREGGSLSDVAPTVLQLLGIEQPEEMTGQSLIR, from the coding sequence ATGAACAACAAAGTTATTTTAACAATCATGGACGGATGGGGCGACGGTAAAAACTACGAAGGCAACGCTATTTTGAATGCAGATTTGCCAAATTATGCAAAATTACTGCAAGATTATCCTCATACGGAAATATATGCCGACGGAGAACATGTGGGGCTTCCTCAGGGACAAATGGGCAACTCGGAAGTGGGACACTTGAATCTCGGTGCAGGTAGGGTTGTTTATCAGGAGCTAACGAAGATTAACAAGTCTATCAAAGACGGCGACTTTTACGAAAATGAAGAGTTTTTAGCGGCTATAAACCATGTAAAAAAGAATGACAGCGCACTTCATTTATTCGGGTTGGCGAGTGAAGGCGGAGTTCACAGTTCTTTAAAACACCTGTTTGCTCTTATTGAAACAGCTAAAAAAAATAACGTTAAAAAATTATACGTACATGCATTTTTAGACGGCAGAGATACCCCTCCTCAAAGTGCGGTTGATTTTTTGGCAGAAATAGAAAACAAATTAAAACATGAAGGCTATGCCCAAATTGCATCTATCATAGGCAGATACTATGCTATGGATAGAGATAACCGCTGGGAAAGAGTACAAAAAGCTTATGATTGTTTGACTATGGGTATAGGCGAAAAGGCATCAAACAGTCATGAAGGTATTAAAAAGTCTTATGAAAACGGTATTAACGATGAGTTTGTGCTTCCGACTGTAACGCTTGAAAACTCAAGAATACAAGACCATGACAGCATAATATTCTTTAACTTCAGACCTGACAGGGCAAGAGAAATAACAAGAGCGTTGAACTTTGAAGCTTTTGACGGGTTTGAGCGGAAAAAGGTTTTAAAAGATATTTATTACGTATGTTTTACGCAGTATGACGAAAAATTCGGGCTTCCGATAGCGTTCAAGCCTCAGTCTTTGGTAAATATTCTTGGCGAAGTACTTGATAAAAACGCTGTAAAACAATTTAGAACGGCAGAAACAGAAAAATATGCCCATGTAACATTTTTCTTTAACGGCGGGTTGGAAAAACCGTTCCCGTCAGAAACGAGGGCTTTAGTTCCATCGCCTTCCGTACCTACTTACGACTTAAAGCCTGAAATGAGCGCTTTTGAAGTAGTAGAAAAAGTTACAGGTGCTATTGAATCGGAAGAGTATCCTTTTATTTTAGTGAACTTTGCCAATCCTGACATGGTAGGGCATACAGGAATTTTGGAAGCTGCTGAAAAAGCGGTTGAGGCAGTTGATATATGCATAGGTAAAATTGTCGACGCCGTTAAAAAACACGGTTTTACAATGTTGTTAACAGCAGACCATGGCAATGCGGAACAAATGATTGACTTTGCAACGGGCAAACCGTTTACGGCACATACCACAAACCCTGTACCGTTTTTTGTAATTAATGCGGATAAACCCGTTGAATTGAGAGAAGGCGGTTCGCTTAGTGATGTGGCGCCTACCGTGCTTCAACTATTAGGTATTGAACAGCCTGAGGAAATGACTGGTCAATCCTTGATTAGATAG
- a CDS encoding methylated-DNA--[protein]-cysteine S-methyltransferase — translation MKKLFYYSTPIGKVAIAEEHGFITNLFMEDNIDTFGCNIRETEVLKRAACQLTEYFNKERKTFDLPLKPKGSEFQNKVWKALRAIPYGSTVTYKELAAKTGNEKAARAVGSANNKNPIPLIIPCHRVIGSNGALVGFAFGLELKQRLLDIEKSL, via the coding sequence ATGAAGAAGTTATTTTATTATTCAACTCCTATAGGCAAAGTTGCTATAGCAGAAGAACACGGATTTATAACCAATCTGTTTATGGAGGACAATATTGATACCTTTGGGTGCAATATAAGAGAAACCGAGGTTTTAAAAAGAGCGGCTTGCCAGTTAACGGAATATTTTAACAAAGAAAGAAAAACGTTTGACCTGCCGTTAAAACCAAAGGGCAGTGAATTTCAAAACAAGGTGTGGAAAGCACTTAGGGCTATTCCTTATGGCAGTACCGTTACTTATAAAGAATTGGCAGCAAAAACAGGCAACGAAAAGGCTGCCCGTGCAGTGGGTAGTGCTAATAATAAAAATCCCATCCCTCTAATAATTCCTTGCCACCGTGTTATAGGTTCAAACGGGGCTCTTGTCGGTTTTGCTTTTGGTTTAGAGTTAAAGCAACGCCTGTTAGATATTGAAAAATCACTCTAA
- a CDS encoding type II secretion system F family protein, with protein sequence MYRELNTKEKYEFFNLLYSYVKSQVPILTALNFIAKRSSSSYLRTISKLIVNEISSGTTLIQVFEKFKPIFGNIYSTLLISGESVGKLEAVLSRILHLLKRKIDFQSKVTSALTYPAVIVNMLILSVCLYNFFVIPFMEKILAKEAVDTAHMAILAAIKTGLIIAFLDFAFLFLANPGKAIGKLFINIILAFVPKARRLAALLYWAEFFLVFSTSYEAGASMVTACELAASTMEQPEMKGQLNKLSGYILNGSTLTQAFINIDVIPSEYISLIAAGEETGELHKTFDTIIADIDTQVDTYINVLTKTLEPLIILLIGIVIAKISASLYIRMNNAFTSAM encoded by the coding sequence GTGTACAGAGAGTTAAATACTAAAGAAAAGTATGAATTTTTTAATCTCTTGTATTCATATGTCAAATCACAAGTTCCTATTTTAACTGCCTTGAATTTTATTGCTAAAAGGTCATCTTCTTCTTATTTAAGAACTATTTCCAAACTTATAGTTAATGAAATATCATCAGGTACTACTTTAATCCAGGTTTTTGAAAAATTTAAACCGATATTCGGCAATATTTATTCTACTCTGCTAATTTCCGGCGAAAGTGTAGGAAAGCTTGAAGCTGTATTATCAAGGATTTTACATCTCTTAAAAAGAAAAATTGATTTTCAATCCAAAGTAACATCAGCTTTGACTTATCCTGCGGTTATAGTTAACATGCTGATACTCTCTGTTTGTCTCTATAATTTCTTTGTTATTCCTTTTATGGAAAAGATACTTGCAAAAGAGGCTGTGGATACGGCTCATATGGCTATACTGGCGGCTATTAAAACAGGGCTGATAATTGCCTTCCTGGACTTTGCTTTTTTGTTTCTTGCTAACCCCGGTAAAGCTATAGGTAAATTATTTATTAACATAATATTAGCTTTTGTCCCTAAAGCCAGAAGGTTAGCAGCGTTGCTTTATTGGGCAGAATTTTTCCTTGTTTTTTCTACATCTTATGAAGCCGGAGCCTCGATGGTAACAGCTTGTGAGTTGGCTGCTTCAACGATGGAACAGCCGGAGATGAAAGGGCAGTTGAATAAGTTGTCCGGTTATATCTTAAACGGCTCCACTCTTACGCAAGCGTTTATTAATATAGATGTTATCCCCTCTGAATATATCTCTTTGATTGCGGCAGGGGAAGAAACAGGGGAATTGCACAAAACTTTTGATACCATAATTGCGGATATAGATACACAGGTGGATACGTACATCAATGTACTGACTAAGACATTAGAGCCTCTGATCATATTGCTTATCGGTATTGTAATAGCGAAAATAAGCGCATCTCTTTATATCCGCATGAATAATGCTTTTACATCGGCAATGTAG
- the hisG gene encoding ATP phosphoribosyltransferase — MDGLKIAIPNKGRMSDDIFELLKRAGLNFEGKSERTLNVKTENGKYEIVFVRTKDIPNFVHSGACDIGFTGQDVVYEAGLAVDDILTLDFGHCKMVVAVKEEDSYKCVADLPDGIRLATSFPNVAKKYFAEFNKTPEIVTVSGATEIMPRMDLVDVIVDITSSGSTLKANKLKIIGEIFCSSAVVIGKPDIKKEKSSEIEAFVRAVKSALAAKEKKYLMAHIPKSVLDEVKSFLPGLSSPTVTTLHGNDNAVVVHVVVDKNKIYESVDKLKKLGASGILILTVDQMIE; from the coding sequence ATGGACGGCTTAAAAATTGCTATTCCAAACAAAGGCAGGATGTCTGATGATATCTTTGAATTGTTGAAACGTGCAGGCTTAAATTTTGAAGGTAAATCAGAACGCACACTAAACGTCAAAACCGAAAACGGTAAATACGAGATAGTATTCGTAAGAACAAAAGACATTCCGAACTTCGTCCATTCAGGCGCTTGTGATATAGGTTTTACTGGACAGGATGTCGTTTATGAGGCGGGGTTAGCGGTAGATGATATTTTAACGCTCGATTTTGGACATTGCAAAATGGTTGTAGCCGTTAAAGAAGAGGATTCTTACAAATGTGTAGCTGATTTGCCTGACGGGATAAGACTTGCAACTTCTTTTCCCAACGTTGCAAAAAAATACTTTGCCGAATTCAACAAAACACCTGAAATCGTAACTGTTTCAGGAGCTACAGAAATTATGCCCCGTATGGATTTAGTAGATGTAATAGTCGATATAACTTCAAGCGGCTCTACTTTAAAAGCCAACAAGCTAAAAATTATAGGTGAAATTTTTTGTTCAAGCGCCGTTGTTATAGGCAAACCCGATATAAAGAAAGAAAAATCATCTGAAATAGAAGCCTTTGTAAGAGCAGTGAAATCAGCTCTTGCGGCAAAGGAAAAGAAATATTTGATGGCTCATATCCCCAAAAGTGTTTTGGATGAGGTAAAATCTTTTCTACCGGGGCTAAGCTCTCCGACTGTTACAACTTTGCACGGAAATGACAATGCGGTCGTTGTTCATGTTGTTGTAGATAAAAATAAAATTTATGAAAGCGTAGATAAACTGAAAAAATTAGGCGCATCAGGTATCTTGATTTTGACGGTTGACCAGATGATTGAATAA